In one window of Falco cherrug isolate bFalChe1 chromosome 12, bFalChe1.pri, whole genome shotgun sequence DNA:
- the KDM4A gene encoding lysine-specific demethylase 4A, giving the protein MASELESLNPSARIMTFRPTMEQFRDFSRYIAYVESQGAHRAGLAKIVPPKEWKPRQCYDDIDELVIPAPIQQVVTGQSGLFTQYNIQKKAMTVREFRRIANSDKYCTPRYTDFEDLERKYWKNLTFNAPIYGADVNGTLYDKHVDAWNIGRLNTILDIVENESGITIEGVNTPYLYFGMWKTSFAWHTEDMDLYSINYLHFGEPKSWYSIPPEHGKRLERLAKGFFPGSAQSCEAFLRHKMTLISPSILKKYGIPFDKVTQEAGEFMITFPYSYHAGFNHGFNCAESTNFATLRWIEYGKQSVLCSCRKDMVKISMDVFVRKYQPDRYKLWKAGKDVTVIDHALPTPEAAEFLKGDLMQRVKNGKQCAEEMETGEMCKDEVDGDETKSIPKHRIGTKRHRVCLEVPQEVSESEAFPKEELSSTHYEADMAEPRERATSELVQQGEQRLKLPDRVDSAKFEELKTVKLEEEEEEEQEAAALDLSISHASNSTSALPASKQSATSSVLSSSPAYSGCSDSESTDPLAKRTLPGPAGVLTVHSYAKGDASGSDNEQTSGKKASATASVNEQELAEVAKEYIRSMKESKKSKCRRQPLSKLPRHHPLLVKDCISDDEASEQVTLEEEAEETEAWAKPLSQLWQNRPPNFEAEKEYNRTMAQQSPYCAVCMLFQTYQAECGGNSQNSGATPAAVDGKIRTKPLIPEMCFTTTGCSTDLNLSTPYLEEDGTSVLITCKNCHVCVHASCYGVSPDKATEDWMCSRCTENALEEDCCLCSLRGGALQRANDDKWVHVMCAVAVLEAKFVNIAERSPVDVGKIPLQRFRLKCIFCKKRRKRIAGCCVQCSHGRCPTSFHVSCAQAAGVMMQPDDWPFVVFITCFRHKIPSQAERAKAALQDLSPGQIVISKHKNGRFYQCEVVSLAKEIFYEVNFDDGSFSDNLYPEDIVSRDCLQLGPPAEGEVVQVRWTDGQVYGAKFVASHAIQMYQVEFEDGSQLMVKRDDVYTLEEELPKRVKSRLSIASDMRFTEIFAEKEVRQERKRQRVINSRYREDYIEPALYRAIME; this is encoded by the exons ATGGCCTCGGAGCTGGAGAGCCTCAACCCCAGCGCGCGGATCATGACCTTCCGCCCCACCATGGAGCAGTTCCGGGACTTCAGCCGGTACATCGCCTACGTGGAGTCGCAGGGCGCCCACCGTGCCGGGCTGGCCAAG ATCGTGCCCCCGAAGGAGTGGAAGCCGCGGCAGTGCTACGATGACATCGACGAGCTCGTCATCCCGGCGCCCATCCAGCAGGTGGTGACGGGGCAGTCCGGCCTCTTCACGCAGTACAACATCCAGAAGAAGGCCATGACGGTCCGCGAGTTCCGCAGGATCGCCAACAGCGACAA ATACTGCACACCCCGCTACACGGACTTTGAAGACCTAGAACGAAAATACTGGAAGAACCTTACGTTCAATGCCCCAATCTACGGTGCTGATGTTAATGGCACGCTTTATGACAAG CATGTAGACGCATGGAACATTGGCAGATTGAACACGATCCTGGATATTGTGGAGAATGAAAGCGGTATAACCATTGAAGGAGTGAATACTCCTTACCTGTATTTCGGCATGTGGAAAACTTCCTTTGCTTGGCATACCGAGGACATGGATCTCTACAGTATTAATTACCTGCATTTTGGGGAACCCAAGTCATG GTACTCTATCCCTCCAGAGCATGGGAAGCGACTGGAGAGACTTGCAAAAG GTTTCTTCCCAGGAAGTGCCCAAAGCTGTGAAGCGTTTCTCCGTCACAAGATGACCCTCATCTCTCCATCAATTCTGAAGAAATATGGCATCCCATTTGATAAG GTGACACAGGAGGCTGGAGAGTTCATGATAACCTTTCCTTATAGCTATCACGCTGGCTTTAATCATGGCTTTAACTGTGCTGAATCTACCAACTTTGCTACTCTTCGGTGGATCGAGTACGGGAAGCAGTCTGTACTG TGCTCATGTCGGAAGGACATGGTGAAGATCTCCATGGATGTGTTTGTGAGGAAGTACCAGCCAGACCGTTACAAGCTTTGGAAAGCCGGGAAGGATGTGACTGTCATTGACCATGCTCTTCCAaccccagaggcagcagagttCCTTAAAGGGGATCTCATGCAAAGAGTCAAGAATGGGAAACAGTGTGCTGAGGAAATGGAAACGGGAGAGATGTGTAAAGATGAGGTGGATGGAGATGAGACGAAAAG CATCCCCAAGCATCGCATAGGAACAAAAAGACACAGGGTCTGCCTGGAAGTGCCTCAGGAGGTGAGTGAGAGCGAGGCTTTCCCCAAGGAGGAGCTGAGTTCCACACACTATGAAGCAGACATGGCAGAGCCCCGTGAGAGAGCTACGAGTGAACTGGTGCAGCAAGGTGAACAAAGACTCAAGCTGCCAG ATCGTGTGGACTCAGCCAAATTTGAGGAACTGAAAACAGTGAAgcttgaggaggaagaagaggaagaacaagaAGCAGCTGCATTGGATCTTTCCATTTCACATGCTTCAAATTCCACTTCAGCATTGCCAGCTTCAAAGCAGAGTGCAACGTCCAGTGTTCTGTCCAGCTCGCCTGCGTATTCTGGTTGTTCAGACTCTGAATCGACTGATCCACTGGCAAAACGAACTCTTCCTGGGCCAGCTGGGGTGCTTACAGTCCATAGCTATGCTAAAGGGGATGCCAGCGGATCTGACAATGAACAGACTTCAGGAAAGAAGGCCAGTGCCACCGCCAGTGTGAATGAGCAAGAACTGGCAGAG GTAGCAAAGGAATACATAAGGTCAATGAAGGAGAGTAAGAAGTCCAAGTGTCGTCGCCAGCCATTGAGCAAGCTCCCACGCCATCACCCTCTCTTGGTTAAAGACTGCATTAGTGATGATG AGGCATCAGAGCAAGTAACTCTGGAAGAAGAGGCTGAGGAAACAGAAGCATGGGCCAAGCCACTTAGCCAGCTGTGGCAGAACCGGCCACCAAATTTTGAGGCTGAAAAAGAATACAATCGGACCATGGCTCAACAGTCTCCTTACTGTGCTGTTTGTATGCTCTTCCAGACGTATCAG GCAGAGTGTGGAGGCAACAGTCAAAACTCTGGAGCAACTCCAGCTGCTGTGGATGGGAAGATCCGAACCAAACCCCTGATTCCTGAGATGTGCTTTACTACAACTGGCTGCAGCACTGACCTCAACCTTTCAACCCCCTACTTAGAGGAAGATGGAACCAGTGTACTCATCACCTGCAAGAACTGCCATGTCTGTGTTCATGCAA GTTGTTATGGTGTGTCCCCTGACAAGGCCACTGAAGACTGGATGTGCTCCAGGTGTACAGAAAATGCCTTAGAAGAG GACTGCTGTTTGTGTTCATTACGAGGAGGAGCACTGCAGAGAGCCAATGATGACAA GTGGGTTCATGTGATGTGTGCTGTAGCTGTACTGGAGGCGAAATTTGTGAACATCGCAGAGCGAAGTCCTGTAGATGTTGGCAAAATCCCCCTGCAACGTTTCAGACTG AAATGCATCTTCTGCAAGAAACGAAGAAAGAGAATTGCAGGTTGCTGTGTACAGTGTTCACATGGTCGGTGTCCCACATCCTTTCACGTCAGCTGTGCCCAAGCAGCAGGAGTCATGATGCAGCCTGATGACTGGCCATTTGTTGTCTTCATTACCTGCTTCAGGCATAAGATTCCATCTCAGGCAGAG cGAGCCAAGGCTGCACTCCAGGATCTGTCACCTGGACAGATAGTCATCAGCAAGCACAAGAACGGTCGATTCTATCAGTGTGAAGTGGTCAGCCTTGCAAAGGAGATTTTCTACGAGGTCAACTTTGATGATGGTTCCTTCAGTGATAACCTGTATCCAGAGGACATTGTG AGTCGAGACTGTCTTCAGTTAGGTCCCCCTGCTGAAGGAGAAGTTGTGCAGGTGAGATGGACAGATGGACAAGTTTATGGAGCCAAGTTTGTCGCATCACATGCCATCCAGATGTACCAG gtGGAATTTGAAGATGGATCACAGCTGATGGTGAAAAGGGATGATGTGTATACTCTTGAAGAGGAGCTTCCTAAGAGAGTGAAGTCAAGGCTG tcAATAGCTTCGGATATGCGCTTCACGGAGATCTTCGCAGAGAAAGAGGTCAGACAAGAGAGGAAGAGACAAAGAGTGATCAATTCACGCTACCGTGAAGATTACATTGAACCTGCGTTGTACCGGGCCATCATGGAGTAA